The DNA region tcccacatcccaaaagaacattaattggacactcgaaattgcccctaggtgtgactgtgagtacgtctgtttgtctcgatgtgccctgcgattggctggcaaccggttcagggtctaccctgccccctgcccgttgacagctgggataaccctcgtgaggataagcggctaagaaaatggatggatgtccatcATGTGTAGACCCCATCTAAAACTCAAGAAGAAGTCTGCGATGTTGTTTTATAGGGTCATTTTGGCTGGTGTCCCAAAAAGATCAACTTTTCCAAATAATTTTGTCTGATGGCTAATTGGTGACATTTTGCGACTTCTTGAAATGAAGCTTTCACAAGAGGAGGAAATACAAGGTTCGGAGAGGAAATCCTCCATTTACGTGACAACCGGCGCATTCTTTCGCTCCTCTCGTTTACTTCCTCTTTTTCGTCACAATTTGACCCCGTCGGGGCGAAGGGGAACGAAGGCCCGAAGGATGTGCGCTGGAATGACGAGGTAGCGCAGGTGTACACCGGGGGGGTATGGTAAAAGTATGTGGGAAGTGgggagcgggggtgggggtgggggtgggggtggggggggggggttgacacaTTTTCCAGCACGTACGCCACTGCAGcgcaaataaatttccccctaACTAACATCGAAAGGGTCTTTTATGTGTTGGTGgtacggggtgggggtgggggggttgacaATGGACTCAAGATGAAAAGGCTTCTTTCACACTGAGATTCCACAAAATGAGTGACATTCTACAGTAAACCCtcgtcgattaaaaaaaaaatccagctgcccaaataatttttttgtaatgtatttaaacaccaaaaatgtgatcattttgaccTGACCAGATCTTTACTCTCTGCTCACCTTGCATACCACCACCCACACCCTCACTCTCATCCCAAtatcaattatttaatttttattaattaatttaataattaagaagaccaaataaataaacaagcaagcaaatacataattaaataactaaataaataaatacaattattaatttattcattatttaaaagGTTAGGGAGGGATATTATGTACATGATCGTTGCACCGGGTTTTCTTTCGTTCACCATGTGCTCTAATGTAAATTTATGTATAATGCAAAtatgtggcggcatggtggggcagctgtaacgtgttggcctcacagtcccgattaggacccgtgttcgatcccggcctcgccactgtagAGTGTTGCGTACGTTTTACTCACCTCACCGCAGCCAGGTAAGCGTCGCAAATAAGAATCTGTTCTCAGTCGCCTTACCTAGATAAagatgaaacaaataaaaatgaatacattctgTCTAATGAAAGCTCACAAATGTAATGCTCACATAcaatgtgaaatgccatagacgggttAACGGAAATGATTGTCGATGTTATGGTAATTATAACCGTTTGAAGAGCTGCTACTTCAAAACAGAAGGAGGAGTAACACATACCAGCAGAGTTTTCGCAGGCATACTTAGTAGGGGACTTTCTCTGACTCTTCTTCTTCATGCTCTTAATTTTGCTGCATGTCTTCCAATAGAGCTCAGCGCCGCCCGGCATGTCGGGGGCACAATGTGGTACTACACTGAAGGCCAACAGATCTAAATTTGGACTTGCCTGTATAGTAggcggaaaaaaacaaaaatgaaaaataagaacagattacaaatacaaataagttCCCGTGTTACTGTGTGAGGCTGAAAAGCAACTTCCTCAGGAATTTGGCGGATGCTCCTCAAAAAGTGCTGATTCGTCCAAAAGGTTTGACGCGCAGCTTTGTGTGCTAGCGCTCCAGTGACTTCTGCAGAGCAGAAGGAAAACACTCCCACAGTATAACTTTGTATTTGAATAACaatccccccaccaccaccaccagccatGCTCCCTCCGATCCATTCGCATTGATGCCAATATGCTAATCGGCGATGCTAATTGGCCAGCTCAGGCTAATTGACAATGCGGCTTATCGATGTGCAACGTTAGCGGTCTGCGGCCAAAACTGCTGAATTGGCTTTTccaatttgaatttcaaatacgagacataaaaatacaattggtgtgtactttttgtgtgtacatataATGTGTGGAAAGGTCATTTTGGgcatattgtttgtttttaaacaacattGCCTTTCCTCGTGTGTAATTAGTAGCATAGACAGCGAGAAGTAACAATGTcaacaataaaaatactttaaaaacagatttttgttaATGAATATTTTCAGTATCTATGTCACTATATCTATGtcaaataaatgtcaaaattacaacagcgaaaaaaaaatatctaaataacACAAATGAATGGATATACATTGAAATAGAGCTACACAATAAAAAGCAAATTAGAATTcaatatatatctttttataTCATATATATGTACTAAACAGTATGtctgtgcatatatatatatatatatatacacatatatgtgtgtgtgtgtatacaaaattttacaatgttacaaaatatccatctttactacagtatatttttaaaaatgataatgtttcacaatcaaaacaaaatatagtgTAATAAATACAAACGGTGACATTTCTAAGGGTCTCAATATGGGGTACGCTCTAttgatgcacattttttttattattataaatactttattgAATTGCGCGTTCACAATGTCTTGAACATTGGCCTTATCCAACCGTTATGTATTTAGCTTTTTAAGTACAATATACTTGCATTACATGTTTTCAACCATCATTTCAGCTTcaaaaattaatcaaattatTGACATTACACACATTTCGATGGAATCACCATTTATCCTATCATATATCATCCATAAGTTTAACTTACTACTCATTTTTGGACGAGCAATACGCATTTCAGTGTGGGATAGtgtacattgtttttcttttcaggtttttgtacTGCACGTGCGTCACATCCAGGAAGAGACACACTGTGTACTTTGTACAGTAGCTCCATCCGTTCTGATGAGTTGCGGGAGGCGGTAACAATACCAAATATGTCCACAAGGCAGAGTCTTGCATCCTTTTAACACAACGTGAAGGGCGGCAGTCTGTTCAGCATGATGTTGGGAATCAAATCCGAGGCTGTgcgatcgcaggccacattaCTAACCGCTTACCCAAATGAGCAAAACAATGTAATGAATTGTATATCTTTCACAACCAGTAACAGCACGTACACAGACACGAGAACAATACTCATAAGTCCACTTTTGTCCGCCATAAAAGCCCtgactggtggagggctgcagtgatggtttTCTTTCTAGAGCTTTCTCACATCTCCCGATTGGACTCCGGAGCTCAGCCTATGTGTTCTTCGGGTTCTTCTTCACTTCTCTCACCCAAGCTGTTTTGACTCGATGGCTTAGTTTGAGAGGACGGCCGGCTCTCGGAAGACTTCTGCTCATCCCAAATGTCTTCCGTTGAAGGGTTATTATAGAAGCCACTGTGCTCTTAGGAACCTTGAGTGGCTcacacaattctgtctctgtggtcttcaggcagttcctctGAACTCATGATTCTCCTTTGCTCGGACATGCACTGTAAGGCGTGTGGCTTTCCGGATCAAGTCCGATCGGTCTAATCAAACACAGCCACGCTCCGATGAAGGTCTAGAACCACCCCGACGGTGATGAGAGGAAATGGACAGACAGCACCCAAGTGAAATAAATGAGTGTCGCAGCAAGGGGTGTGAACACTTATGGCTgcgtgatatttcagtttttccatcCCATTTTatgagcggcttatcctcacaaaggccgcggcagtgctagagcctatcccacacACTGCAACCCACTTTTAGAGtcgctgtttttgaactgtaagccattttatTCGCCACGTAGGTTCACATTTTTTATCCAAGTCGGCGTTTATTTTCCGCCTCAAGCTAATCAAGCTAGCAGGAGCAGATAAacgagattgaaaaaaaataataataatctgccgCTTATTATTCTATGAGACTTtaacagctaaacttaaccacgaaCCCCCTAAATGTGGATTTTTTCACGTGACCcgtgatgtgtgtatgccaggtaacCTAATAGTCAGTTTGGGATTGaagtgctgtcggtcgcgtcttcaataaatgcacttAGAAACACAATTTCGTCCACCGTATGTACGTATAAGCTACGAGGTCAGCGAgagaaaatggccgccgtccgAGGGAGCACAACggctgacgtcacgtgaaaacaacccatggCCCGTTTGTGAGAACAAAGACAGTTGGGGAATTTGTTCCGAAGTACCGTGAAGTCTGCATGTGGAAACGCTGTGAACTACACTGTGAACTGGCTTGTTCCAGCGTTCCGGGCAAAATTGTTGCCAAATATCTCTGACTAAAATGCTACACGAGATGTTTGAATATATTCTCAGACAccatttcctcttttttctttgtttgtttatctACACTAAAGCATGGTTTCTCACACTTTTTAGaccaagtaccacctaaaaaaatatttagctcTCCACATACAACTGTGACTCACATTTTATTGTCTTGCATGTTTAAAATGCTGTAAACTTAATTTGCATTCAGTGATTCATTCACGTACCACTAGTGGTACTTGTAAGTACAGTTTTGAGTATCACTTGTTTAAACGCCAATTAGGAGTTCAAACTTGCTGCTTTTGAACGCACCATGTCCTGACTATGTTGCTGGCAGCTAGTCAGCAGTAGTCTTCCATGATCAAGAGTGGTCACGGTTTATTCGatgacaacacaaaaacaatttggatCGTCATATTTATCGGAACTTAGTTCAAAGCCATCTGGGGAATTCGTTAGGATGCCGCGTTCAAGTGTACGCGTGGAAACCCTGTAAACTACGCTGGGACGCGGCGACTTCCAGTCCAAATGATTGCCAAACACCCATGAGTCAACGTCAGGGTCGGGACTGGAGTACTTCTATAAACACACCCAAAAGTATACTTTTGTCTCACTCTAAATTGAGAGTTGAAATTTATGTTTCCAGCAGTACCCGAACGCACCACTGTCATCAGCCAGCAagctagttagctagctagctagcatacTTATCTCGAAATTAATTCTGATTTGGGGTCGTATATTCATTCAAagacaagggggaaaaaaactatattTGTCCTAATATGTTGCTCGGAGAGGGTGAGTCTGCGAGGGCACACAGTGCTCTCTTTGACGAATCTCCAAAAAGTCCGCGGGGAAGTTCCCCAGGAAATCCCCGGTCTTGGTTATATTCTCGTGGAGCCACATCGCCCTAGCAACAGTGCGCCTTCCTCGGCTACATTCGTGAGGGGAAAGGCGGCTCGGCGACTTGTCAAATGGTGGATTACGAGAATTGACTAAAATCACGAAACCACGAGCAAAAATGGAGCCAGGCGACGCGGACAAGAAGCGGAGCTACAGCACGTTAAATACGCTGTACCACGAGAGCCGGCAGGAAACGGAGCTCCTGGCCAAACAGCTGGCGATGAAGGACAACATCATAGCCGAGCTCAAGGCGAGTCACCCAGGCCACGAGAGGCTGTGCGTGGCGGTGGGCGACAACCAGTCGGTGGTGGTCGGGCCGTCCAAGTCACTGCTGGAGAGTTTGTGCAAGGAAATCTGCCAGCTCAAGTGCAAGAACAACGAGACGGACTTGAAAGTTGCCAGACAAGAAGAGGTACATATTTCGcgaaatttatttcatttattcactTTTTATTTAGCAAAGCATCGCAAGAGACAATTGGCTCAAGACAGATTTTCTCAAACTATAGTTTgatttgaattaatttcatcgttggaaaataacatttctggTCTtgcggcaattttttttttttttttgtgcgggtGGCATAGTTTGCATATCTTGATCAAGCGAGAGTttacttttttcaaattaaaaaagtcataattgaagaaaagaaaaagattttagtttttttcataaataaagcTGTACTTTTTAAGACCAAAAGTAAAGTCAGAATTCATTATAAAcatctgttttaaaaataaaatcatatttttttttagaaaatatcaCAATTTGACAAGAATAAAGCATGAAATAAAATCTGTCAGACGAATATATATTTTAGGGAGGAAGCGGTGGATggcatatttctttttagaccaacaaatgtattgtttgggaggggaattttttttttcttatcaatGGAAAATTTGATCTGACAACAAtaaagtcatctttttttcttttttttttgctttttaccaAGAATCGTAATTCAACTGTCACTTAAAATGGTTTAGAATAAGTTACCAATTtaaaagtttgacattttttttttaaagaaatgttctCGTGTGacaagaataaaataatatttttttaactgattgTCATCTGACTATTGTCACATTGGATAgaggaaaaaaacgttttttttccccaggggaaaaatttaaaaacccAACAAGTCAaacaattttaaagaaaaaagatcaGAAAAGTAACGAAACTGTTGAAAGTGGTCAGACGAGCAGATATACACATTTCTCGTTTATTTATCGAAATCGTTATCATAGCTAATAATGGCAGTTGACCGAAGCAGGGTTTCTCAAACTGTGGTTTGGggccaaaaaaaaggttgctggAAAATAATTTGGGATTCAAGATTTTCAAAACTGAATTTTAATTCCTTGTTGGCGCACATccgcctcagagttctgagggtCGAGGttgtgtggcgtttacatgttctcccccgtgcctgcgtgggtttcctccgagcactccggtttcctcccacgtcccaaaaacgtgcatggtagcttaactgaagactctaaattgcccctaggtgtgactgtgagtgcaaatgaaattttctatgtgccctgcgaatggctggcaaccagttcagggtgtaccccgccacgtGCCCGAatataactgggataggctcgagcactccctgtgacgctcgtgaggataagcagcaaagaaaattgatggatggattttattgcAATTTTTCCACAATGTTACCCAAAGGCCGCAAAATCCATcttgtagtttttgtttgtcacCGCTAACAAGCTCGTTTTGTCCGCGGTTCTTACCAGGAGATCCAGAAGCTGAGCGAGCAGCTGCGTCAGAAGGACGCGCAGCTGGAGAGCGCCAAGCGCGCCTCCAAAAGCGACGGGAAATCGGACGGGGATCCGGACAAGGAGCTGGAGCTCCGGCGGCTGCGCTCGGCCGAGGCCACCAGGGCGGTACTGTGCACGTCGCTGGCCGAAGAGGTCGGGCAGCTGCGGGGGCAGCTGGCCGCCACCGTCCGGGTGTGCTGCCAGCTGATGTCCAAGCTCGAGAGGAGCAAGGCGGGCGAGGCCCAAGCGGGCGAGCAGGCCGCCAAGCAGGTGGGTTTCCCCCTTTAATTGCCAACAACAGCTTTAACTAACAATTAGCGGTAAGACTTGCCGAGGTACGCACAATAAGGCAAtacttaaaatataaaaacaattagTGGTGGGACATAAGATGATACGTTAATATCTCTAAATTGTGAGACTTGCAGAGGCACGTACGACAGGTTCGCAATAACAGAGAAAATCCCAAGTATGGATGTTAACACCATTtcccttcctttttttccctccatgcAGTTGCCCGAGTCAGCCGACAGACGTACGAACGCCCAAATCCAACAACTTGAGGAGGAGAATCGGCAGCTGAAGCAGCGTGTCGCCTACGTAAGAACgaactttaaaacaaaacagaaactaaaaaaggaaaaaagaaaaaactccgTTTAACCGAGCAACGCGTGGTCGCTCGCAGGTCCAAAGTCTGAACTCACAGTGGCAGAAGTACGACGCCAGCAGGGAGGACTACATCCGAGGACTGTGCCAGCGGCTCAAGAGCGCGGCGGGAGCGCCGCGGGTTCCTTCGCTGGGCTCGGCCAGCGCCGCCTTGCTC from Syngnathoides biaculeatus isolate LvHL_M chromosome 9, ASM1980259v1, whole genome shotgun sequence includes:
- the tnip2 gene encoding TNFAIP3-interacting protein 2, encoding MEPGDADKKRSYSTLNTLYHESRQETELLAKQLAMKDNIIAELKASHPGHERLCVAVGDNQSVVVGPSKSLLESLCKEICQLKCKNNETDLKVARQEEEIQKLSEQLRQKDAQLESAKRASKSDGKSDGDPDKELELRRLRSAEATRAVLCTSLAEEVGQLRGQLAATVRVCCQLMSKLERSKAGEAQAGEQAAKQLPESADRRTNAQIQQLEEENRQLKQRVAYVQSLNSQWQKYDASREDYIRGLCQRLKSAAGAPRVPSLGSASAALLGQEISRLNGLLQDKLSECARLRGEAQEAATKDRERIQMLEQQVLIYTEDFKSERGDRERAQGRIQDLKEQIRHLKQQLHKQGAGRETREVPLCHVHIGHRMSSSSSRRPHRDVGDHLAARTNAQRRSTLSGAAPQAAPLTEAPSDLQCPRCLAIFSEDDAARYLNHCEECATL